A single genomic interval of Chlorogloeopsis sp. ULAP01 harbors:
- a CDS encoding phosphoketolase family protein — protein MVVATRPETKPLSSEELRKIHAYWRACNYLAVGMIYLRDNPLLKEPLKPEHVKKRLLGHWGTSPGLSFVYIHLNRLIKKYDLNAIYMAGPGHGAPGVLAPVYLERTYSEIYPDKSEDEEGMKKFFKQFSFPGGIGSHCTPETPGSIHEGGELGYSLSHAYGAAYDHPDLIVTCVVGDGEAETGPLATAWHSNKFVNPIRDGAVLPILHLNGYKIANPTILARISHEELEDLFQGYGYTPYFVEGDDPETMHQDMAATLEECVNEIRKIQQEARSSGVVRRPRWPMILLRSPKGWTGPKEVDGHKVEGFWRAHQVPMGAMHSNPEHLRLLEEWMKSYKPEELFDENGTFIGELKELAPTGNRRMSANPVANGGFLRKQLLLPDFRDYAVAVSEPGKVEAENTRPLGNFLRDIMRKNPTNFRIFGPDETASNRLNAVYEVSKKVWLADMLPEDQDGSELSTDGRVMEMLSEHTLLGWLEGYILSGRHGFFHTYEAFAHVIDSMFNQHAKWLDICKNEISWRAPVSSENILLSSTVWRQDHNGFSHQDPGFIDIVTNKSADVTRIYLPPDANCLLSVADHCLRSTNYVNVIVADKQKHLQYLSMDEAIKHCTKGIGIWEWASNDDCGTDPDEPDVVMACCGDVATMESLAATAILRQEIPHLKIRFINVVDLFTLQPQTEHPHGLSDWDFDSLFTKDKPIIFNFHGYPWLIHKLAYRRTNHNNLHVRGYKEKGNINTPLELAIENQVDRFNLVIDVIDRVPKLGPAAAFVRERMKNEIIENVNYAFENGMDKPEIVDWKWPY, from the coding sequence ATGGTAGTAGCAACTCGGCCCGAAACAAAGCCTTTAAGTTCAGAGGAACTACGTAAGATTCACGCTTACTGGAGAGCATGTAACTACTTGGCAGTAGGCATGATATATCTACGGGATAATCCCCTACTAAAAGAGCCTCTCAAGCCTGAGCACGTGAAGAAGCGTCTATTAGGACATTGGGGAACAAGCCCTGGTTTAAGCTTTGTCTACATCCACCTCAATCGGCTCATTAAAAAGTATGACCTGAACGCTATCTACATGGCAGGCCCAGGTCACGGCGCTCCCGGAGTGCTTGCTCCTGTCTACTTAGAGAGAACCTATAGCGAAATTTATCCCGATAAGAGCGAAGACGAGGAAGGCATGAAGAAATTCTTCAAGCAATTCTCCTTTCCTGGTGGTATTGGTAGCCATTGCACTCCTGAAACTCCAGGCTCGATCCACGAAGGTGGTGAACTTGGCTACAGCCTTTCTCACGCTTATGGAGCTGCTTACGATCACCCTGATTTGATTGTTACCTGTGTTGTTGGTGATGGAGAAGCAGAAACAGGCCCCTTGGCTACTGCCTGGCACTCAAACAAGTTCGTCAATCCAATTCGTGATGGTGCAGTGCTGCCTATATTGCACCTGAATGGATATAAAATTGCCAACCCAACTATTCTGGCTCGGATTAGTCACGAAGAACTAGAAGACCTATTTCAGGGCTACGGTTATACACCCTACTTTGTGGAAGGGGATGACCCAGAAACCATGCATCAAGACATGGCTGCGACTCTAGAGGAGTGTGTGAACGAGATTCGCAAAATTCAGCAAGAAGCTCGCAGTAGTGGTGTTGTCAGACGTCCTCGCTGGCCAATGATTTTATTGCGTAGTCCGAAAGGTTGGACAGGGCCAAAAGAGGTAGACGGCCACAAAGTAGAAGGTTTTTGGCGTGCTCACCAAGTACCAATGGGTGCGATGCACAGCAACCCAGAGCATCTCAGGCTGTTGGAAGAATGGATGAAAAGCTATAAGCCAGAAGAATTATTTGATGAGAATGGTACTTTCATTGGTGAATTGAAAGAATTAGCACCAACGGGCAACCGTCGTATGAGTGCCAATCCTGTTGCCAACGGAGGATTTCTGCGTAAACAGCTGCTTCTACCTGACTTTAGAGACTATGCTGTTGCAGTCAGCGAACCTGGTAAAGTTGAGGCAGAAAATACTCGTCCACTCGGCAACTTTCTGCGCGATATTATGCGCAAAAACCCAACTAACTTCCGCATCTTCGGCCCAGATGAAACTGCCTCCAATCGACTGAATGCCGTCTACGAAGTCAGCAAAAAGGTTTGGTTGGCAGATATGTTACCTGAAGACCAAGACGGTAGTGAACTGAGTACCGATGGGCGGGTAATGGAAATGTTGAGCGAGCACACTTTGTTAGGGTGGCTTGAAGGCTACATACTTAGTGGCCGCCACGGCTTTTTCCACACCTACGAAGCCTTTGCCCACGTCATTGATTCGATGTTTAACCAACACGCTAAGTGGCTGGATATTTGCAAAAACGAAATTTCCTGGCGAGCTCCGGTATCTTCAGAGAACATATTGCTTTCTTCCACAGTTTGGCGACAAGACCATAATGGTTTTTCGCACCAAGACCCAGGCTTTATCGATATTGTCACCAACAAGAGCGCCGATGTTACTCGCATTTACCTACCTCCCGATGCTAACTGCTTGCTGTCAGTAGCAGACCACTGCCTGCGCAGCACTAACTATGTCAATGTGATTGTTGCTGACAAACAGAAACATCTGCAGTACTTAAGCATGGACGAAGCGATTAAGCACTGCACTAAAGGTATTGGTATCTGGGAATGGGCAAGTAATGATGATTGCGGTACAGATCCCGACGAACCTGATGTCGTGATGGCGTGTTGTGGAGATGTGGCAACCATGGAATCGTTAGCAGCGACGGCGATTCTGCGGCAGGAAATTCCCCACCTGAAGATTCGGTTCATCAATGTGGTTGACTTATTTACTTTGCAACCTCAGACAGAACATCCTCACGGGCTTTCTGATTGGGACTTCGATAGCTTGTTTACCAAAGATAAGCCAATTATTTTTAACTTCCACGGCTATCCTTGGCTGATTCATAAGCTTGCTTATCGTCGCACTAACCACAATAATCTTCACGTGCGCGGTTACAAAGAGAAGGGTAACATCAATACACCACTAGAATTGGCAATTGAAAACCAGGTTGACCGATTCAATTTGGTCATTGATGTGATTGACCGAGTACCAAAGCTTGGCCCTGCGGCTGCTTTTGTTAGAGAGCGTATGAAGAACGAAATTATCGAGAATGTGAACTACGCCTTCGAGAACGGTATGGACAAGCCTGAAATAGTTGATTGGAAGTGGCCGTACTAG
- the pstS gene encoding phosphate ABC transporter substrate-binding protein PstS codes for MINQSVCFRKVSVLVLAISVAACGGQNNSATDAAVSRVGQLDFGVNMRLTGSGASFPAPLYQTWFQSLNRQNKNLQISYQSTGSGAGVEQFTQGIVDFGASDVAMTDKELQKVPQNRGVLMLPMTAGKIVLGYNLPGVEQLKLSRQNYTDIFLGKIKTWNDPKLAATNPGINLPNQPITPVSRSDGSGTTGVFTKHLSAISPEWNSKVGEGKTVNWPTGVGAKGNEGVTAQVLQTQGAIGYVEYGYAKQNNLKFAVLENKSGNFVEANEQSGAKTLEAVTLPANLRAFIEDPQGADSYPIVTYSWMLMNKKYSNPAKAKAIEAMIEYGLTEGQKIAPELGYVPLPQNVAQKVVAAADGISPDFQIAVGTSNEPSASK; via the coding sequence ATGATTAATCAATCTGTTTGCTTCAGGAAAGTTTCAGTATTAGTTTTGGCAATCAGCGTCGCTGCTTGTGGCGGACAAAATAACAGTGCCACTGATGCAGCCGTCTCTAGAGTCGGACAACTGGATTTTGGCGTAAATATGCGATTAACTGGATCTGGTGCCTCTTTCCCAGCACCACTTTACCAGACTTGGTTTCAAAGCTTAAATAGACAAAATAAAAATCTGCAGATTAGTTATCAGTCAACAGGTAGCGGCGCTGGAGTTGAACAATTTACACAAGGCATCGTAGATTTTGGTGCCAGTGACGTGGCAATGACAGATAAAGAACTCCAAAAGGTGCCGCAGAACAGGGGCGTACTGATGTTACCCATGACCGCCGGTAAAATTGTGTTGGGTTATAATCTGCCAGGTGTTGAGCAATTAAAGCTATCACGGCAAAATTATACTGATATCTTCCTTGGCAAGATCAAGACTTGGAATGACCCAAAACTTGCTGCCACAAACCCTGGCATTAACCTCCCCAACCAACCAATCACACCAGTGTCTCGTTCAGATGGTAGCGGTACCACAGGCGTATTCACAAAGCACCTTAGTGCAATTAGCCCGGAATGGAACAGCAAAGTTGGTGAAGGTAAAACCGTTAATTGGCCTACAGGAGTAGGTGCCAAGGGCAACGAAGGTGTTACCGCCCAAGTTCTGCAAACTCAAGGTGCGATTGGTTACGTAGAGTATGGCTACGCCAAACAAAACAATCTTAAATTTGCTGTTTTGGAAAATAAATCAGGTAATTTTGTTGAAGCTAACGAGCAATCAGGAGCCAAAACCTTAGAGGCAGTAACTCTACCAGCTAATCTCCGCGCTTTTATTGAAGATCCACAAGGAGCTGATTCTTATCCGATTGTTACCTATAGCTGGATGTTAATGAATAAAAAATATTCCAATCCAGCAAAAGCAAAAGCAATCGAAGCGATGATTGAATATGGCTTAACTGAAGGTCAGAAGATAGCCCCCGAATTAGGATACGTTCCTCTGCCCCAGAACGTAGCTCAAAAAGTGGTAGCAGCAGCAGATGGAATTAGTCCAGATTTCCAAATCGCAGTCGGTACAAGCAATGAACCCAGCGCCAGCAAATAG
- a CDS encoding DUF1349 domain-containing protein produces MLMKWYNEPPAWENQEDLITVTSGAKTDFWRRIDCGYTRDNGNFYYQEVKGDFTARVKIINEFNNMYGQAGLMIRVDEKTWFKSTIEFVDSMQFISVVVTNNNSDWSVVPLIKNPPYLWLCLQRGGSNVEMQYSLDSKNYTSLKTVSLTGEEAVQVGLICACPESEGCRVVFQNFEIET; encoded by the coding sequence ATGCTGATGAAATGGTATAACGAACCTCCGGCTTGGGAAAATCAAGAAGATCTAATCACGGTTACTTCCGGAGCGAAAACAGATTTTTGGCGTAGGATTGATTGTGGCTACACTCGCGACAACGGCAACTTTTATTATCAAGAAGTCAAGGGTGATTTTACTGCTAGAGTTAAAATCATCAATGAATTTAATAATATGTATGGTCAAGCAGGTCTAATGATTCGCGTGGATGAGAAGACTTGGTTCAAATCCACGATTGAATTTGTAGATAGTATGCAGTTTATCAGTGTAGTTGTCACAAATAATAATTCCGATTGGTCTGTTGTGCCATTAATAAAGAATCCTCCTTACCTGTGGTTGTGTTTGCAGCGAGGAGGTAGCAATGTAGAGATGCAATACTCTCTTGATAGTAAAAATTACACATCACTAAAAACAGTGAGCCTAACTGGGGAAGAAGCAGTGCAGGTAGGTTTGATATGTGCGTGTCCAGAAAGTGAAGGCTGTCGAGTAGTATTTCAGAATTTTGAGATTGAGACTTGA
- a CDS encoding glucose-6-phosphate isomerase, translating to MDTKQLWQRYQDWLYYHPGLELYLDVSRIPFDFEFVESLQPKFEQAFQNMAALEGGAIANPDEGRMVGHYWLRNPDLAPTEEIKKEIVETFAEIENFSQQVHTGTIHPPEAPKFTDILSIGIGGSALGPQFVASALAPSSPPLALHFIDNTDPAGMDRVLDGIKDRLKSTLIIDTSKSGGTPEPRNGMLEVKHIYEIQGLNFAKHAVTVTMKGSKMDQLAKAEGWLAEFPMFDWVGGRTSQMSAVGLLPAALQGIEIRAILAGAKEMDAATRSPEIKTNPAALLALCWYFAGEGKGKKDMVVLPYKDSLLLFSRYLQQLVMESLGKEKDLDNQIVNQGIAVYGNKGSTDQHAYVQQLREGVPNFFATFIEVLEDRSGASIEVEPEVTSGDYLSGFLQGTQQALYEKQRGAITVTIPQVNPQTVGALIALYERAVGLYASLVNINAYHQPGVEAGKKAAASLLDLQRRVLQVLRTTERSLDLNTLAQQVGLPEQIESIYKIVRHLAANQRGVVLDGDRAQPSSLSVSLHKGDRLNQDNFTRTTKSLQVNR from the coding sequence ATGGATACTAAACAACTCTGGCAACGCTATCAAGACTGGCTCTACTATCATCCGGGTTTAGAATTGTATTTGGATGTCAGCCGCATACCATTTGACTTTGAATTTGTAGAATCCTTACAGCCAAAGTTTGAGCAAGCCTTTCAAAATATGGCTGCTTTGGAAGGAGGAGCGATCGCTAACCCAGATGAAGGTCGCATGGTAGGACATTACTGGTTGCGAAATCCAGATCTAGCCCCTACCGAGGAGATAAAAAAAGAGATAGTTGAGACTTTTGCAGAGATTGAAAACTTTTCCCAGCAGGTGCATACAGGCACGATTCATCCACCTGAAGCACCCAAGTTTACTGATATCCTTTCAATAGGCATTGGGGGTTCTGCCCTTGGCCCTCAGTTTGTAGCATCTGCTTTGGCCCCTAGTTCTCCACCCCTAGCGCTTCACTTTATTGATAATACCGATCCAGCAGGAATGGATCGGGTTTTGGATGGAATCAAAGACCGCCTCAAAAGTACTTTGATCATAGATACTAGTAAATCTGGTGGTACACCCGAACCACGCAACGGGATGCTAGAAGTCAAGCATATCTATGAAATTCAGGGATTGAACTTTGCTAAACACGCTGTTACCGTCACTATGAAGGGCAGCAAAATGGATCAGTTAGCTAAAGCTGAGGGATGGCTGGCAGAGTTCCCGATGTTTGACTGGGTAGGGGGACGCACCTCACAGATGTCTGCGGTGGGGCTGTTACCTGCTGCCTTACAAGGAATTGAGATTCGAGCGATTTTGGCTGGCGCTAAGGAGATGGATGCAGCGACGCGATCGCCTGAAATTAAAACCAATCCAGCTGCACTTTTGGCGCTTTGCTGGTACTTTGCTGGCGAGGGCAAAGGTAAAAAAGACATGGTAGTACTGCCCTACAAAGATAGCTTGCTATTGTTTAGTCGCTATTTGCAGCAACTAGTAATGGAGTCTCTCGGCAAAGAAAAAGACTTAGACAATCAGATTGTGAATCAGGGCATCGCCGTCTACGGTAACAAAGGCTCAACAGATCAGCACGCTTATGTGCAACAGTTGCGGGAAGGGGTGCCAAATTTCTTTGCCACTTTTATTGAAGTGCTAGAGGATCGCTCTGGTGCTTCTATAGAAGTAGAACCAGAAGTAACAAGCGGAGATTACTTATCAGGCTTTTTACAAGGAACTCAGCAAGCACTTTATGAAAAACAGCGGGGTGCAATTACAGTCACAATTCCCCAGGTGAATCCTCAGACAGTAGGGGCATTAATTGCTTTGTACGAACGAGCAGTGGGGCTATACGCTTCACTAGTGAATATCAATGCTTATCACCAACCAGGTGTAGAGGCTGGCAAAAAAGCTGCGGCATCGCTACTAGATTTACAAAGGCGAGTTTTGCAAGTTTTACGTACCACAGAGCGATCGCTAGATTTAAATACATTAGCCCAGCAAGTCGGTTTACCTGAACAAATTGAATCTATCTATAAGATAGTACGGCATTTGGCAGCCAATCAGCGTGGAGTCGTCTTGGATGGCGATCGCGCTCAACCATCTAGTCTGAGTGTCAGTTTGCATAAAGGCGATCGTCTCAATCAGGATAATTTCACCCGTACAACCAAATCTCTACAAGTCAACCGTTAA
- a CDS encoding class I fructose-bisphosphate aldolase gives MSAQELVATAKAMVAPGKGILAMDESNGTCNKRFEALGIAPTQENRRAYRELILTAPGLGEYISGVILYDETIRQAKKDGTSFVKVITDAGIIPGIKVDTGAKDLANHPQEKVTEGLDGLRSRIAEYYEMGARFAKWRAVITISKKIPSRGCIEANAHALARYAALCQEGGLVPIVEPEVLMDGDHTIERCYEVTEEVLHTVFNQLYVQRVVLEQMILKPSMVISGKDCPKQANVVEVAQATVDCLLRAVPAAVQGVAFLSGGQSNEVASAHLHEMNARFSSILPWPVTFSYARAIQQPALELWKGDNANVQTAQKALLHRAKCNSAARNGKYSPEMEKLAEPAIAGFRGSKSPLSSQD, from the coding sequence ATGAGCGCACAAGAACTTGTTGCTACTGCTAAAGCTATGGTTGCTCCTGGTAAAGGGATCTTGGCGATGGATGAGAGCAACGGTACCTGCAACAAACGTTTTGAGGCACTGGGTATCGCACCGACACAAGAAAATCGCCGGGCTTATCGGGAGCTAATCTTAACGGCTCCAGGATTGGGTGAATACATCAGCGGAGTTATTCTCTATGACGAGACAATCCGTCAAGCCAAAAAAGATGGAACTTCGTTTGTAAAAGTAATCACTGATGCCGGAATTATTCCTGGTATTAAAGTTGACACTGGCGCCAAAGACTTAGCAAATCATCCCCAAGAAAAGGTGACTGAAGGACTAGACGGACTGCGATCGCGTATTGCCGAATACTATGAGATGGGTGCGCGTTTTGCTAAATGGCGTGCTGTCATCACTATCAGTAAGAAGATTCCGAGTCGCGGTTGTATTGAGGCGAATGCACACGCCTTGGCACGCTATGCAGCACTTTGTCAAGAAGGAGGACTTGTACCGATTGTTGAGCCGGAAGTCTTGATGGATGGCGATCACACAATTGAGCGTTGCTACGAGGTTACAGAAGAAGTTCTGCATACTGTCTTCAATCAACTGTATGTGCAGCGGGTTGTTTTAGAACAAATGATCCTTAAACCCAGCATGGTAATTTCTGGTAAGGATTGCCCCAAGCAAGCTAATGTTGTCGAAGTGGCACAAGCTACTGTGGATTGTTTGTTGAGAGCGGTGCCTGCTGCTGTACAGGGTGTGGCATTTCTCTCCGGTGGTCAGAGCAATGAAGTAGCATCTGCACACTTGCATGAGATGAATGCTCGCTTCAGTTCGATTCTACCCTGGCCAGTGACATTCTCTTACGCTCGTGCGATCCAGCAGCCGGCACTGGAGTTGTGGAAAGGGGATAACGCTAATGTGCAGACAGCGCAAAAAGCTTTACTGCATAGAGCTAAGTGCAACAGCGCTGCTAGAAATGGCAAGTATAGCCCGGAAATGGAAAAATTAGCAGAACCAGCGATCGCTGGTTTTAGAGGTTCAAAGTCACCATTGTCTAGCCAGGACTAA
- a CDS encoding alpha-amylase family glycosyl hydrolase, giving the protein MVTKIEDLVPQKLSEVDLTPRGRVHPSPVNWQDQLFYQLLPDRFSDGCEAQRDFFDYKNPTKYRVKDKAAWMAAGNKFNGGTLKGIENKLSYLQELGVTTVWINPPWKQRTDLETYHGYGIQNFLDIDPRFGTRQDLQDLVEAAHQRGMYVILDVIYNHSGSNWFYKDESCGSPKTTMPYRFSPAYPIHGWRSKSGDSIPEIITLDDGVFPKEFQNIHWYNRAGAIIHWEAASWEDPMNPHVEFRRGDFFELRDFNLENDEVIAALARVYQYWIAVSDCDGFRVDAVKHVSPFASRKFCNAIHEYAQSIGKDNFLMVGELTDESMVRGYLDIFGRNLDAVLDIVVAPNRLTAVVKGLAHPNDFFCLYNDNTLAGSQRQLGTYHVAVLDDHDMSSRPTKQRFAAHSNVPYHYEQVAHAVGVMLTMPGIPSIYYGTEQAFDGSESYHDYGIEPERTYADRYVRESMFGSAFGAFETEGCHFFNTSHPTYLRIAAIARIRNRQDNIGKALRRGHHYLRETSFANRPFSIPGAGELIAWSQIQFNTEVVVALNTHGLENRGAFVTVDSSLHSIDSTLTFLYKSDWSDAELRQPPENQKIVVQHKSGRTVVRIDLPPSGMAILAK; this is encoded by the coding sequence ATGGTAACTAAAATCGAAGATCTTGTTCCCCAAAAACTCTCTGAGGTGGATCTCACACCAAGAGGAAGAGTTCATCCTAGCCCTGTTAATTGGCAAGATCAACTTTTTTACCAACTTTTACCAGATCGTTTTAGTGACGGTTGTGAAGCACAGCGAGATTTTTTTGACTATAAAAATCCAACAAAGTATCGAGTGAAAGATAAAGCTGCGTGGATGGCAGCAGGCAATAAGTTCAATGGTGGAACACTTAAAGGAATTGAAAACAAGTTGAGCTATTTACAAGAATTGGGAGTGACTACAGTTTGGATTAATCCACCTTGGAAACAGCGTACGGATTTGGAAACTTATCACGGTTATGGAATTCAAAACTTTTTAGATATCGATCCACGCTTTGGAACTCGTCAAGACTTACAAGACTTAGTAGAGGCTGCCCATCAACGCGGTATGTACGTGATTTTGGATGTTATTTATAACCATAGTGGCAGCAACTGGTTTTACAAAGATGAAAGTTGTGGAAGTCCCAAAACCACAATGCCTTACCGCTTTTCTCCTGCCTATCCTATTCATGGCTGGCGCTCCAAAAGTGGAGACAGTATTCCTGAAATTATTACCCTTGATGATGGTGTTTTTCCTAAAGAATTTCAGAATATTCACTGGTATAATCGTGCGGGTGCAATCATACACTGGGAAGCTGCATCATGGGAAGATCCTATGAATCCTCACGTGGAATTTCGGCGTGGAGATTTCTTTGAACTTAGAGACTTTAACTTGGAGAACGATGAAGTAATCGCAGCACTTGCTCGCGTCTATCAGTACTGGATTGCTGTGAGTGATTGTGACGGATTCCGCGTAGATGCTGTCAAGCACGTTTCTCCCTTCGCCTCTCGGAAATTTTGTAATGCTATTCATGAATATGCTCAATCTATTGGTAAAGATAACTTTCTCATGGTGGGAGAGTTAACAGATGAAAGCATGGTTCGAGGTTATCTAGATATTTTTGGACGGAATCTAGATGCAGTGTTAGATATTGTAGTGGCACCAAACAGATTAACGGCAGTAGTAAAAGGATTGGCACACCCAAACGATTTTTTTTGTCTTTACAACGACAATACGCTTGCAGGTAGTCAACGTCAACTTGGAACTTATCATGTTGCTGTTTTGGACGATCATGATATGTCTTCTCGTCCAACAAAACAGCGGTTTGCTGCTCACAGCAACGTGCCTTATCACTACGAGCAAGTTGCTCATGCAGTCGGTGTCATGTTAACGATGCCAGGGATTCCCTCAATTTATTACGGAACCGAACAGGCATTTGACGGCTCAGAGAGTTATCACGACTATGGAATTGAACCTGAGCGTACTTATGCCGATCGCTATGTTCGCGAATCTATGTTTGGCAGTGCTTTTGGTGCATTTGAGACTGAAGGTTGCCATTTTTTTAACACAAGTCATCCTACTTATTTGCGAATTGCTGCGATCGCACGTATTCGCAATCGTCAGGACAATATTGGTAAAGCATTGCGTCGCGGACATCATTATTTGCGCGAAACATCCTTTGCAAATCGTCCTTTTTCTATCCCTGGTGCAGGAGAATTAATTGCTTGGTCGCAGATTCAGTTTAATACTGAAGTAGTGGTCGCACTAAATACACATGGCTTAGAAAATCGCGGAGCGTTTGTAACAGTCGATAGCTCCTTGCACTCGATTGATTCAACTCTCACCTTTTTGTATAAAAGTGATTGGAGTGATGCCGAATTACGTCAACCTCCAGAAAATCAAAAAATTGTGGTTCAACACAAAAGTGGTAGGACAGTTGTGCGAATAGATTTACCTCCTTCTGGGATGGCAATCTTAGCCAAGTAA
- a CDS encoding alpha-D-glucose phosphate-specific phosphoglucomutase has translation MTSLNISTNIRTFATTPFSDQKPGTSGLRKAVSVFQQPHYLENFIQSIFDTLGDLQGQTLILGGDGRYYNRQAIQTILKMAAANGMGRIKVGQRGILSTPATSCIIRKYQAMGGIILSASHNPGGIKGDFGVKYNIENGGPAPEKITEAIYARSKTIARYQILDAPDVDLENLGESRLGEMVVEVIDSVQDYEKLMESLFDFAHIHQLLTSRNFRICIDSMHAVTGPYAHALFERRLGALTGSVRNGKPLEDFGGGHPDPNLVYAHELVDLLYGENAPDFGAASDGDGDRNMILGRKFFVSPSDSLAILAANATLVPGYQAGLAGVARSMPTSQAVDRVAAQLGIDCYETPTGWKFFGNLLDAGKATVCGEESFGTGSNHIREKDGLWAVLFWLNILAVRQQSVEEIVREHWQNYGRNYYSRHDYEEVDVERANALMERLRSQIPNLKGKQFGKYEAEYSDDFSYTDPVDGSISQKQGIRIGFTDGSRIVFRLSGTGTHGATVRIYLEYYEPDAAKQNLEPQQALVNLIAIADEIAQIRTLTGRDKPTVIT, from the coding sequence ATGACTTCTTTAAATATCTCAACAAATATTCGTACATTTGCTACTACTCCTTTCTCTGACCAAAAGCCTGGAACCTCTGGGCTGCGTAAAGCAGTTAGTGTTTTTCAACAACCTCATTACTTAGAAAACTTTATCCAATCTATCTTCGATACACTAGGAGACTTGCAAGGACAGACTTTAATTTTGGGTGGTGATGGTCGTTATTACAATCGCCAAGCCATTCAAACCATTCTCAAAATGGCAGCAGCAAATGGAATGGGCAGAATTAAAGTCGGTCAAAGGGGAATTTTGTCCACTCCTGCAACTTCCTGTATTATTCGCAAGTATCAAGCAATGGGTGGCATTATTTTATCTGCCAGCCATAATCCGGGTGGTATCAAAGGAGATTTTGGTGTAAAGTACAACATCGAAAATGGAGGCCCTGCACCAGAAAAAATTACAGAGGCCATCTATGCCCGCAGCAAAACAATAGCTCGATATCAAATCCTAGATGCGCCAGATGTGGATCTGGAAAATTTAGGTGAATCTCGACTGGGAGAAATGGTAGTAGAAGTCATTGACTCCGTACAGGATTATGAAAAGTTAATGGAGTCACTATTTGACTTTGCTCACATTCACCAACTTTTAACATCTAGAAACTTCCGAATCTGCATAGATTCAATGCACGCCGTGACTGGGCCATATGCTCATGCTTTATTTGAGCGGCGTTTAGGCGCACTCACAGGCAGCGTGCGTAACGGTAAACCTTTAGAAGACTTTGGAGGCGGACATCCCGATCCGAATTTGGTGTATGCCCATGAATTAGTTGATCTCCTTTATGGAGAAAATGCACCTGACTTTGGTGCTGCTTCTGATGGGGATGGCGATCGCAACATGATTTTGGGGCGCAAGTTTTTTGTTTCTCCTAGCGACAGCCTAGCAATCTTAGCTGCCAACGCTACTTTAGTTCCAGGATATCAAGCTGGTCTAGCAGGAGTGGCACGCTCGATGCCCACCAGTCAAGCTGTAGACCGAGTAGCAGCGCAACTTGGCATTGACTGCTACGAAACACCTACTGGCTGGAAATTCTTTGGTAATTTATTAGACGCAGGTAAAGCTACTGTTTGCGGTGAAGAAAGTTTTGGTACTGGCTCCAACCATATTCGAGAAAAAGACGGACTGTGGGCGGTACTGTTTTGGCTGAATATCTTGGCAGTGCGGCAACAATCTGTAGAGGAGATTGTCCGGGAACACTGGCAGAACTATGGACGCAACTACTATTCTCGCCACGATTACGAAGAAGTAGATGTCGAGCGAGCCAATGCTTTAATGGAGCGACTGCGATCGCAAATACCAAATCTGAAAGGAAAACAGTTTGGTAAGTATGAGGCTGAGTATAGCGATGACTTTAGCTACACTGACCCAGTAGATGGAAGTATTAGTCAAAAACAAGGTATTCGGATTGGATTTACTGATGGCTCCCGTATAGTCTTTCGTTTATCTGGTACTGGTACCCACGGTGCAACTGTGCGAATTTATCTGGAATATTACGAGCCGGATGCTGCCAAACAAAACTTAGAACCCCAGCAAGCCCTAGTAAATTTAATTGCGATCGCTGATGAAATAGCTCAGATTCGCACCTTAACAGGTAGAGACAAGCCAACTGTGATTACCTAA